Proteins from a genomic interval of Danio rerio strain Tuebingen ecotype United States chromosome 4, GRCz12tu, whole genome shotgun sequence:
- the tulp4a gene encoding tubby-related protein 4a has translation MFAAVEHGPVLCSDSNILCLSWKGRVPRSQKEKPVCRRRYCEEGWLATGNGRGVVGVTFTSSHCRRDRNTPQRINFNLRGHNSEVVLVRWNEPFQKLATCDTDGGIFVWIQYEGRWSVELVNDRGAQVSDFTWSHDGTQALISYRDGFVLVGSVSGQRHWSSEINLESQITCGIWTPDDQQVLFGTADGQVIVMDCHGRMLAHILLHEAEGIASMAWNYPSFLVEDSSESDSDSDDSTPPQVHTLKPLLTVCFTSGDISLMSNYDDLSPLLIRTGLKDVVVQWSSQGDLLAVAGMERLVTSDPTQATRNAIVKFYNVRGEHIYSLETPAQRPISTLCWGHRDSRVFLACGPALYVLRVEHRVSSLQLLCQQAIASAVHEEKDLAKLSMPSRLSTYVSSAFAPTIKPPIPDPNNMRDFVSYPTSGNERLHCTMKRTEDNPEVGGPCYTLYLEYLGGLVPILKGRRISKLRPEFVIMDPKTDGKTDEVYGNSFIPSMIDSCNCSDSSDIELNDDWVGKKSPKISRGSKSPKLPRDLVCPFTNRINIDPRKSPKLSRTTQEISRSPRLPIRKPSIGSPSLTRREFPLDDITQHNYLAQVTSNIWGTKFKIVGLAAFLPTNLGAVIYKTSLLHLQPRQMTIYLPEVRKISVEYINLPMFSPNVFSEDEDDLPVTGASGITDDNPPCTVNIPIAPIHSPAQAMSPTQSIGLVQSLLANQNVQLDVLSNPTSTVAPPGVSDQGQHDTVLTAQYTVPARYSSPGQLQHQQMQQQLQQQHQMQIPVPTLPSGQPSCPVIQLPQSTIPVAAPTAEHSTERGEHELLLKIKTTRSAPQLAEGDAVVFTAPLEISKMNPPPPYPGTVAAAVAAATAAVSAAASASSTSGAVGSSSSTSSSGEVCLKKGDLTLYPPSAQGAQYPTPLGYERITTFDSSGNVEEVCRPRTRLVCNQNVYTLQGPGSSATLRVSSSSSAVEGKKVQLPYASATLNRLTVPRYSIPSGDPPPYPDTANQGGAGRNPGQRLDSSLIHATLRRNSREAALKVSQMLDHQRTLPPKAKASTLSASYQPRGPTALYTCSQCSSNSSGTTSSGSNGIAGGTIIRQDFPPTGGAAPHSTVIVHSNSASPLPSQSSYSLLSLDGTGGVATGAGNRERADYINSAFTEDEALNQSLRQMALNTEVVGLTVKRPPPYQWDPSVTEEIWVPQERTATLPPSGPPAPHKPPPLILGPAQHLDVSRLPFVLSPKSPTSPNNTTFPLAGAYQIALPYPSSAAYSSPPLQAVQASPRPPSPKEAVAPLSFPQQDQSVVLPPGYPPNLPNLACCPLPPMYPGTASCSSLPVTAIPLHPWGSYNPCPPMPSPPGPAPSLPPKASHMLDKPVRSPPPQPPPLPSPPPDLQTAVSPPEAIAEAGEGFQEVLSLNESPVPQRADRFGKKNRKRLDNTRADEANVPAITEGGNKSKKEGRALGDFNSLISSPRLGGRDKKKPKGQKEQLKAKKLSKATTNEFQDSSESEPELFISGDELMNQSQSGKKSWKAKRNLRAGGCELDEIKCRKANEKEDRGLGSQGFVYIMANKQPLWNEATQVYQLDFGGRVTQESAKNFQIELEGRQVMQFGRIDGNAYILDFQYPFSAVQAFAVALANVTQRLK, from the exons GTGGTGCTGGTGCGCTGGAACGAGCCCTTCCAGAAGCTGGCGACCTGCGATACTGACGGTGGGATCTTCGTCTGGATTCAGTATGAGGGGCGCTGGTCGGTGGAGCTGGTCAATGATCGCGGAGCTCAG GTGAGCGACTTCACCTGGTCTCATGATGGGACGCAGGCTCTGATCTCGTACCGTGATGGTTTCGTGTTGGTGGGTTCGGTGAGCGGTCAGCGCCACTGGTCCTCCGAGATCAACCTTGAGAGTCAGATCACCTGCGGCATCTGGACGCCCGACGACCAGCAG GTGTTGTTTGGCACTGCAGACGGGCAGGTGATCGTGATGGACTGCCACGGCCGCATGTTGGCTCATATTCTGCTCCATGAGGCCGAGGGCATCGCCAGCATGGCCTGGAACTATCCCAGCTTCCTGGTGGAGGACAGCAGCGAGAGCGACTCCGATTCAGACGACAGCACGCCTCCGCAGG TGCACACCCTGAAGCCGCTGCTGACCGTCTGCTTCACGTCCGGAGACATCAGTTTGATGAGCAATTATGATGACCTTTCACCTCTGCTGATACGCACGGGCCTCAAAG atGTGGTGGTGCAGTGGTCTTCCCAGGGGGATCTGCTGGCTGTCGCAGGGATGGAGAGACTCGTGACTTCCGACCCCACACAGGCCACCCGAAACGCCATTGTAAAGTTTTACAATGTTCGCGGGGAGCACATTTACTCACTGGAAACACCTGCTCAG AGGCCGATCAGTACGCTGTGCTGGGGCCACCGGGACTCGCGTGTGTTTCTGGCCTGCGGGCCGGCGCTGTATGTGCTGCGGGTCGAGCACAGAGTCTCCAGCCTGCAGCTTCTGTGCCAACAGGCCATCGCCAGTGCCGTACACGAGGAGAAAGATCTGGCCAAGCTCAGCATGCCCTCCCGCCTCAGCACATATGTGTCTTCTGCCTTCGCTCCCACTATTAAG CCTCCAATCCCAGATCCCAACAACATGCGGGACTTTGTTAGCTATCCGACGTCAGGTAATGAGCGTCTGCACTGCACCATGAAGCGAACGGAGGACAACCCTGAGGTCGGCGGTCCATGCTACACCTTATACCTGGAGTATCTGGGAGGACTCGTTCCTATTCTGAAAGGCCGTAGGATAAGCAAACTTCGTCCTGAATTTGTCATCATGGACCCGAAGACTGATGGGAAAACAG ATGAAGTGTATGGGAACAGCTTCATCCCCTCCATGATTGACAGCTGCAATTGCTCAGATTCAAGTGACATTGAGCTCAATGATGATTGGGTAGGAAAGAAATCACCAAAGATCTCCAGAGGGAGCAAGTCTCCCAAACTTCCCAG AGACTTAGTGTGTCCCTTTACCAACAGGATAAATATAGATCCTCGCAAGTCCCCCAAGCTGTCCCGCACCACACAGGAAATATCCCGATCGCCACGGTTACCCATTCGCAAGCCCTCTATTGGCTCTCCAAGTCTGACTCGCAGAGAGTTCCCACTTGATGACATCACACAG CACAATTACCTTGCGCAAGTTACATCTAACATATGGGGAACAAAGTTCAAAATTGTGGGACTTGCAGCATTTTTGCCAACAAATCTTGGTGCAG TTATCTACAAGACAAGTCTGCTTCACCTCCAGCCCAGACAGATGACCATCTACCTCCCTGAGGTGAGGAAGATCTCGGTGGAATACATTAACCTTCCTATGTTCAGTCCTAATGTCTTCAGTGAGGACGAGGACGACCTGCCTGTCACAGGAGCTTCAGGAATCACTGATGATAATCCACCTTGCACTGTTAACATACCCATTGCCCCCATACACAGCCCTGCCCAAGCCATGTCCCCAACTCAAAGCATTGGCCTAGTCCAATCCCTACTAGCCAATCAGAATGTCCAGTTAGACGTATTGTCCAACCCAACATCGACTGTGGCTCCTCCTGGGGTGTCTGATCAAGGACAGCATGACACTGTGCTTACGGCACAATACACTGTTCCTGCCAGGTATTCTAGTCCTGGTCAG CTACAGCACCAGCAAATGCAGCAGCAGTTGCAACAGCAGCATCAGATGCAAATCCCTGTTCCAACTTTGCCCTCAGGTCAACCATCATGCCCAGTCATTCAGCTTCCACAAAGTACAATACCAGTCGCTGCCCCTACTGCAGAGCACAGCACAGAGCGCGGGGAGCATGAGCTCCTGCTTAAAATTAAAACCACTCGTTCTGCCCCACAACTAGCTGAAGGTGATGCAGTGGTTTTTACAGCACCTCTTGAGATTAGCAAAATGAACCCGCCCCCTCCTTACCCTGGCACAGTCGCCGCTGCAGTGGCAGCTGCTACTGCTGCAGTTTCGGCTGCTGCTTCTGCAAGTTCCACCTCTGGGGCAGTGGGAAGCAGCTCTAGCACGTCATCCTCAGGGGAAGTTTGTCTGAAGAAAGGGGATCTGACCTTGTATCCACCTAGTGCACAAGGGGCTCAGTACCCAACTCCATTGGGCTATGAACGCATCACCACATTTGACAGCAGTGGAAATGTGGAAGAGGTGTGCCGACCCCGCACACGACTTGTTTGCAACCAGAATGTTTACACGCTGCAGGGCCCAGGAAGCTCTGCCACCCTCAGGGTCTCATCATCTTCCTCTGCTGTAGAGGGGAAGAAGGTGCAGCTGCCCTATGCCTCTGCTACGTTGAACCGTCTCACTGTGCCAAGGTACTCTATACCCAGTGGGGACCCTCCTCCATACCCTGATACAGCTAACCAGGGCGGAGCAGGGCGCAACCCTGGCCAGAGACTGGACAGCAGCTTGATTCATGCTACCTTGAGGCGCAACAGTCGGGAAGCTGCATTGAAGGTTTCCCAAATGCTGGATCACCAGCGGACTTTACCCCCCAAGGCTAAAGCCAGTACTTTGTCTGCTTCCTATCAACCAAGAGGGCCGACAGCTCTTTATACATGCAGTCAGTGCAGTAGCAACAGTAGTGGAACCACAAGCAGTGGAAGTAACGGAATAGCTGGGGGCACAATCATTAGGCAAGATTTCCCACCAACTGGGGGTGCTGCACCTCATAGCACTGTTATAGTGCACTCCAACAGTGCCTCGCCTCTGCCTTCTCAATCCTCCTACAGTCTGCTCAGTCTGGATGGCACCGGTGGAGTGGCTACTGGAGCTGGAAACAGGGAAAGAGCTGACTATATCAACTCAGCTTTTACAGAGGACGAGGCATTGAATCAGTCTCTGAGGCAAATGGCCCTTAATACCGAGGTAGTGGGTTTGACAGTCAAACGGCCTCCACCGTATCAATGGGACCCATCTGTTACAGAAGAGATTTGGGTTCCTCAAGAGCGCACAGCGACTCTGCCCCCTTCTGGACCTCCTGCACCTCACAAACCTCCTCCGCTCATCCTCGGTCCTGCACAGCATCTGGACGTTTCTCGTCTTCCGTTTGTCCTCTCACCTAAATCTCCAACAAGTCCTAACAACACCACTTTTCCACTAGCAGGAGCTTATCAGATTGCATTGCCCTATCCATCAAGTGCTGCATACAGTAGTCCCCCACTGCAGGCAGTGCAAGCATCTCCACGGCCGCCTTCTCCTAAAGAGGCGGTTGCTCCACTTTCCTTTCCCCAGCAAGACCAGTCAGTGGTCTTGCCTCCTGGTTATCCACCAAATTTGCCCAACCTGGCTTGCTGTCCCCTCCCACCAATGTACCCTGGCACAGCTTCTTGTTCTAGCCTGCCTGTAACCGCCATTCCTCTTCATCCATGGGGTTCTTACAATCCCTGTCCCCCCATGCCAAGCCCCCCGGGTCCCGCCCCATCTCTCCCACCCAAGGCCTCCCACATGCTGGATAAACCTGTTCGTTCTCCACCTCCTCAACCGCCGCCTTTGCCTTCGCCTCCCCCAGACCTCCAGACTGCGGTCAGTCCCCCAGAAGCAATAGCTGAAGCCGGGGAAGGCTTTCAAGAGGTGCTCTCGCTTAACGAAAGCCCTGTTCCTCAACGAGCAGACAGGTTTGGCAAGAAGAATCGAAAGCGTTTGGACAACACTCGGGCAGATGAAGCTAATGTTCCAGCAATCACAGAGGGAGGCAACAAGTCCAAAAAAGAGGGCCGTGCCCTTGGGGACTTCAACTCCCTCATCTCCAGTCCGAGGTTAGGTGGGAGAGATAAAAAGAAACCTAAAGGTCAAAAAGAGCAGCTGAAAGCCAAAAAGCTAAGCAAGGCCACCACAAATGAGTTCCAGGACAGCTCAGAGAGCGAGCCTGAGCTCTTTATCAGTGGAGATGAGCTGATGAACCAGAGCCAGAGTGGGAAGAAGAGTTGGAAAGCCAAAAGGAACCTGCGGGCAGGAGGTTGTGAGCTGGATGAGATCAAATGTCGAAAAGCGAATGAGAAAGAGGACCGAGGCCTCGGCAGCCAGGGCTTCGTCTACATCATGGCCAACAAACAGCCTCTCTGGAATGAAGCCACGCAGGTCTACCAGCTAGACTTTGGAGGGAGAGTCACACAGGAATCAGCAAAGAACTTCCAGATTGAGCTTGAGGGGAGACAG GTGATGCAGTTCGGAAGGATCGACGGGAACGCATATATCCTGGACTTTCAGTACCCCTTCTCAGCTGTGCAAGCTTTTGCTGTAGCACTTGCTAATGTCACCCAGCGCCTCAAGTGA